Genomic segment of Engystomops pustulosus chromosome 8, aEngPut4.maternal, whole genome shotgun sequence:
ACCTTGTGTGACGGTGGGGATGGGGTGGTCAGGAGATGACCTGTGTTTCATATGGTTGGATTGTGGCTCCTCTGAGCAGGCCCCTTctcccacatgtttggtgtctccccgGTGGCTTTTTCTGGATCTCTGggagaaatggcttcttcttcCATAAggggcagatttgtgcagtgaACGATTGTTCTCCTATGGACGGACTCTCCCGCTCGGCTTCAGGTCTCTGCAGATCATCCAGGGGGATCAGGGgcgtcttggctgcatctctgatccgtcTTCTCCTGGTGTGAGATGAAGgttagagggacggccgggtctCGGTACATTTCCGGGTCTGACGCTCCTTCCAGTACAATATGGCGCCCGCACTCGGCTCCTCGGGATGTTCCCGGACCTCTGCCTGGTGGatccttcatgatgcagaacatgAGATATCACAGAGCAGGAGGATTACACAAGGTGGATTATattcatcatcatcagtcattaggACATCGGATCCTTCAGAGACGGAACTTCTGGAGGGAAAGTAACGGGGCGAATAATATTACATTATTCAGTTTATGAAAAGGTAAAATGATCCAATCCATTTAGTTTTACTTTACATTTGTGTccaacttgttgttgattcttcaccaaaaatcacaattttatatctttatgtttgaagcttgaaatgtggcaaaaggtaaaaaaaaaaaaaagtttatatggTCTGAATACTCTCGTCCATGAGGCCGTACAGCTCAACGAAAACCTCCACAGCGCTGTCATTGGAGAAATAACCTGGAAATGATTTGTTATCCGTGTCATCGCAGGAACTCAATCTCTTCTTCTCTCCAAGCAGTGGATGAGACAAGAACAAAAAGACTAATGCACAACTGTACAAATTTCTCATCTAAACTTTGGAGATATCAAAAATACAACAAACTGccctgtatggcagtgtatggccaTTCTGCTCTCCTGGAATGAAGGAGGTAATATCCTTGTGTGTAGATATAAGCCCCTGCTCCTCTCTGGATACAGGTTACTGTATGGGGCAGTGTCGGAGCCCATCGCGGTCCCCATTCTGCTCTCTGGAATGAAGGATGTAATATCCTTGTGTGTAGATAtaagcccctcctcctctctggttCCTCTGGATACAGGTTACTATATGGGGCAGTGTCGGAGCCCATCGCAGTCCCCATTCTGCTCTCCTGGAATGAAGGATGTAATATCCTTGTGTGTAGATAtaagcccctcctcctctctggttCCTCTGGATACAGGTTACTGTATGGGGCAGTGTCGGAGCCCATCGCGGTCCCCATTCTTCTCTCCTGGAATGAAGGAGGTAATGTCCTTGTGTGTAGATAtaagcccctcctcctctctggttCCTCTGGATACAGGTTACTGTATGGGGCAGTGTCGGAGCCCGTCGCGGTCCCCATTCTTCTCTCCTGGAATGAAGGAGGTAATGTCCTTGTGTGTAGATAtaagcccctcctcctctctggttCCTCTGGATACAGGTTACTGTATGGGGCAGTGTCGGAGCCCGTCGCGGTCCCCATTCTTCTCTCCTGGAATGAAGGAGGTAATGTCCTTGTGTGTAGATAtaagcccctcctcctctctggttCCTCTGGATACAGGTTACTGTATGGGGCAGTGTCGGAGCCCGTCGCGGTCCCCATTCTTCTCTCCTGAAATGAAGGGGTCACAGAAACGTCTCCGCTTCTTCCTTCTATGGGAACGGATCCAAATTTGCGTAATAAACCAAGAAAGACGATCAGACCAGATCTATACAAAAaccactttatataaaataaaaaaagaaccaaaaaaaaaaaatgaacagagcAGAATCGTAGAAACCGCATCACCAGGCGGCGAGGGGAGGGGGAGGCGGGAGAGAAGATCCATATGTGCCGCTACCCTGCCCAGATCCCAGTCtcctcccccatccccctcccaatACATAGCTGCACAGCGATACCCCACCAAAATACAGCCAGAGGCGTTCCTCAATACTTGGCCATCCCTCCGATATACAGAAGATTGATCTAATCGCAGTGTCGCCGCCCCGTTACCCTGAGTAGAGGGCACAGACGTCACAGCATCGGCAGCAGGAGGGTGGGGGGGTGAGAGTCGTCGCACCCTGAAGCCCTGCAGGTCTGTGCCCAGGTTCCCAGAAGCTTGTCCCAGTTTATAATATGACATTCATTGCCCTTCACCACTGGGCGTCATCCAGTCTCCGATCCCTTCCTGTTATCCCACATTCCAAGACCCCCCGCCGCCCCCCAACACTTTGTAAATACCACCTCCCACCTTGTTCCTCCACGGAGTGGGCAGCGACTCATCCCTTCAAGCCTTGCGACCAATGTGAAGGAGAAGGGGAGGTTGGTGAGGACCCCGAGGCGCTGGAGAGGGGACCCTTATGCCCCCGAGTGTTCATGCTCCAGTTCTTGGGCTGAGCTAATAGGAAGTTCCGTTTCCCCACCAATAACCTCTGTAATACCAGAAACGGCCGAGGCTCAATGCCGCCACCTACTGGCATTGCAGGAGTTACAAGTCGGGTTCAGTGCAACCTCATTACCTTTCTGGGTGGGTTTTCCACCCAGATCTTGGGAAAAGAGGCAGATACAGTAGAAAAGCCCCTGCCTGGGGCAATAGTGCCCTGACAGGAGGCATGAGGTCGGCTGCTAGCTCTCCCGGCTCAGCACGTGCTCCTCCAGACATTGGAAGGGTTTTCCCTCGGATTCTGCAGGAGGGTCCTGGAGGAGGCGCTGGAAACCCTCGCTGGTGAGGAGGCGGCAGGAGCGCAGGTCCACGTTTTGTAGGTGCGGGCAACGCTTGAAGAAGGCCAACGATTGGTCCGTCAGTCGATTACAGCCTGAAGGACAACGGGAACACAGATCACGTACAAGTCATTCATACAATCACATGATATAGGGCGCGCGGGGGAAGACTGACAGGGAGGAGCACAGGGGGAAGACGGACAGGGAGGAGCACAGGGGGAAGACGGACAGGGAGGAGCACAGGGGGAAGACGGACAGGGAGGAGCACAGGGGGAAGACGGACAGGGAGGAGCACAGGGGGAAGACGGACAGGGAGGAGCACAGGGGGAAGACGGACAGGGAGGAGCACAGGGGGAAGACGGACAGGGAGGAGCACAGGGGGAAGACGGACAGGGAGGAGCACAGGGGGAAGACGGACAGGGAGGAGCACAGGGGGAAGACGGACAGGGAGGAGCACAGGGGGAAGACGGACAGGGAGGAGCACAGGGGGAAGACGGACAGGGAGGAGCACAGGGGGAAGACGGACAGGGAGGAGCACAGGGGGAAGACGGACAGGGAGGAGCACAGGGGGAAGACGGACAGGGAGGAGCACAGGGGGGCGCGCGGGGGAAGACGGACAGGGAGGAGGGGCACAGGGGGGCGCGCGGGGGAAGACAGACAGGGAGGAGGGGCACAGGGGGGCGCGCGGGGGAAGACGGACAAGGAGGAGCACAGGGGGCGCGAGGGCAGGTACCTGCGAGGTTGAGGTGAGTGAGGCTGTCCCGTAGTGGAGAGGTGGCTGCGGTCAGGATGTGGATTCCGTGGTCCGTCAGGTGGATGCAGTGACTGAGATCCAAGCGGCGAAGACGAGGAGTGAAACGAAGCAGCAGCCGCAGCGCAGAGTCCCCCATCTCCAGGCCGCACACACGCAGCTCCGACAGCGAGGGGAGGCGACACCGGGGGTCCGACACCACTGCAACACACAGGGACATCAGCTACACCGCAACCAATCACCCGGGGGTCTCCTAACACACATACAGGGTCCACCCCATACAAGCTACTActatctgttatcagccattacaccccggggagaggagactgtacaggggggatacaatctattactctctgttatcagccattacaccccggggagaggagactgtacagggggggatacaatctattactctctgttatcagccattacaccccggggagaggagactgtacagggggatacaatctattactctctgttatcagccattacatcccggggagaggagactgtacaggggggatacaatctattactctctgttatcagccattacatcccggggagaggagactgtacagggggatacaatctattactctttgCTAAGGAGTGATCTCCACAGAGCAGGGAGTGTTATTCTATTGCTGGTATGTAGTCAGGCCCTTGAGCTGTGGTGTCTGCAGGGTCCTGCGCCCCTCACCTGATTTGCCATCTGAGTTTGGGGGTGAGAGCAGCTCCCGGAGGTGCGAGGTTTTCATTCCTTGTACCCAGCCGAGGTCAAGTAAAGTCAGGCAGGGGAATGTGATGGTCCAGAGAGAGGAGACGGCCGTCCATGTGCAGCCGGCGAGCAGCAGCTCCTTCAGTCCTGGGGAGAAGAGATTAGATGAATGACGACCCTGCTCACTACTACTCTCATCATCCCATCCATCAGTACAATGACCACTACTGCCCCCATCATATTACCCATCATACCCCCGCTCACCCTGCAGCCGGTGGATGAGCCACGTCAGCTGTTTCTCGGATATGTTGGTCCAGCTCAGGTCCAGTCTGGCCGGTTGCCTTCGGACTATTCCACTCAGCATAGGAGGGGTGATTGATTTTCTTCTGCTCAGATCGATGGACGTCCAGAGCTGCCGATCACAACACCTGAAACAGAAACCTTCACATCAGAGAGGTCACAGGTGGAGGCCTGACCCACCATGACCCCATAACATGACTGACCCCAATCACAGGAACGGACAGTCATAGGGAGGTCAGAGGAGCAACCCGCagattgcagccagtgttatgtccctggagagatgtgtcctcacactgctgtgctctgtgctctctgcagccagtgttatgtattgtccctggagagatgtgtaatcagacctcacactgctgtgctctgtgctctctgcagccagtgttatgtattatccctggagagatgtgtaatcagacctcacactgctgtgctctctgcagccagtgttatgtagtgtccctggagagatgtgtaatcagacctcacactgctgtgctctgtgctctctgcagccagtgttatgtattgtccctggagagatgtgtaatcagacctcacactgctgtgctctgtgctctctgcagccagtgttatgtattgtccctggagagatgtgtaatcagacctcacactgctgtgctctgtgctctctgcagccagtgttatgtattgtcctggagagatgtgtaatcagaactcacactgctgtgctctgtgctctctgcagccagtgttatgtattgtccctggagagatgtgtaatcagacctcacactgctgtgctctgtgctctctgcagccagtgttatgtattgtccctggagagatgtgtaatcagacctcacactgctgtgctctgtgctctctgcagccagtgttatgtattgtccctggagagatgtgtaatcagacctcacactgctgtgctctgtgctctctgcagccagtgtccccggagagatgtgtaatcatagctcacactgctgtgctctgttctccctgcagcaagtgttatgtattgtccctggagagatgtgtaatcatacctcacactgctgtgctctgtgctctctgcagccagtgttatgtactgtccctggagagatgtgtaatcagacctcacactgctgtgctctgtgctctctgcagccagtgttatgtattgtccctggagagatgtgtaatcagacctcacactgctgtgctctgtgctctctgcagccagtgttatgtattgtccctggagagatgtgtaatcagacctcacactgctgtgctctgtgctctctgcagccagtgttatgtattgtccctggagagatgtgtaatcagacctcacactgctgtgctctgtgctctctgcagccagtgttatgtattgtctctggagagagaTGTAATCATACAGCTGCATgtcatgttattagtagcagcagggctgtgatacatggatttgtATTCCATGGCTGTAGCTTCTGCACTGCTGCAGTCTCTGTATTCTCTTCTTGGTTGAACCTGATGCCGTTGAGTTTGTATAAACAgctccagagccccccccccactcttgcCCCTCAGGATAAATACTAGAGGAGTgacacaaagccaaagagagggGCTGTGCAGCAATTCAATAAAGAgttaaaagcacagcagtgtgaggaccaacCCCAGAGAAGCTACAGACCTACTACTTTGAAGACATTTcttgtgagcacagagcacacccccagtgcacatgagaaagctacaatcctggactatTAATCCATacaacacagtcctgctgctactaataccatacacaaaggtccctggatagatgtgtcaTCAGACAACACATTACACTAGCTGCAATCTACAGCATCACACCTGCTTTATCCTGGGTAAGGTCAAATCCACAACACTTCcaattccagagctgcactcactattctgctgctggtgcagtcactgtgtacatacatgacattacttatcctgtactgatcctgagttacatcctgtattataccccagagctgcactcactattctgctgctggtgcagtcactgtgtacatacatgacattacttatcctgtactgatcctgagttacatcctgtattataccccagagctgcactcactattctgctgctggtgcagtcactgtgtacatacatgacattacttatcctgtactgatcctgagttacatcctgtattataccccagagctgcactcactattctgctgctggtgcagtcactgtgtacatacatgacattacttatcctgtactgatcctgagttacatcctgtattatactccagagctgccctcactattctgctgctggagtagtcactgtacatacatgacattacttatcctgtactgatcctgagttacatcctgtattatactccagagctgcactcactattctgctggtgcagtcactgtgtacatacatgacattacttatcctgtactgatcctgagttacatcctgtattatactccagagctgccctcactattctgctgctggagtagtcactgtacatacatgacattacttatcctgtactgatcctgagttacatcctgtattatactccagagctgcactcactattctgctgctggtgcagtcactgtgtacatacatgacattacttatcctgtactgatcctgagttacatcctgtattataccccagagctgcactcactattctgctgctggtgcagtcactgtgtacatacatgacattacttatcctgtactgatcctgagttacatcctgtattataccccagagctgcactcactattctgctgctggtgcagtcactgtgtacatacatgacattacttatcctgtactgatcctgagttacatcctgtattataccccagagctgcactcactattctgctgctggtgcagtcactgtgtacatacatgacattacttatcctgtactgatcctgagttacatcctgtattatactccagagctgccctcactattctgctgctggagtagtcactgtacatacatgacattacttatcctgtactgatcctgagttacatcctgtattatactccagagctgcactcactattctgctggtgcagtcactgtgtacatacatgacattacttatcctgtactgatcctgagttacatcctgtattatactccagagctgcactcactattctgctgctggtgcagtcactgtgtacatacatgacattacttatcctgtactgatcctgagttacatcctgcattataccccagagctgcactcactattctgctgctggtgcagtcactgtgtacatacatgacattacttatcctgtactgatcctgagttacatcctgtattataccccagagctgcagtcactattctgctgctggtgcagtcactgtgtacatcctgtactgatcctgagttacatcctgtattatactgcagagctgcactcactattctgctgctggtgcagtcactgtgtacatacatgacattacttatcctgtactgatcctgagttacatcctgtattataccccagagctgcactcactattctgctgctggtgcagtcactgtgtacatacatgacattacttatcctgtactgatcctgagttacagcctgtattataccccagagctgcactcactattctgctgctggtgcagtcactgtgtacatacatggcattacttatcctgtactgatcctgagttacatcctgtattataccccagagctgcactcactattctgctgctggtgcagtcactgtgtacatacatgacattacttatcctgtactgatcctgagttacatcctgtattatactccagagctgcactcactattctgctgctggtgcagtcactgtgtacatacatgacattacttatcctgtactgatcctgagttacatcctgtattatactccagagctgtactcactattctgctggtgcagtcactgtgtacatacatgacattacttatcctgtactgatcctgagttacatcctgtattataccccagagctgcactcactattctgctgctggtgcagtcactgtgtacatacatgacattacttatcctgtactgatcctgagttacatcctgtattatactccagagctgcactcactattctgctgctggtgcagtcactgtgtacatacatgacattacttatcctgtactgatcctgagttacatcctgtattataccccagagctgcactcactattctgctgctggtgtaagtATTCCCACTACAAGGCATTAGTCCCTGACCATCAGCCGGTTCATTAAATTTTGTGATGCTGAAGCTGCTGGGACTAGTTGTCCCCATTATGAGACTCGCTGATCTCAGCACAATCTGTACATGTCACTTACCACCGGTTCCAGGTTCGGCACACCCGCATACAGACGCACAGCTCTTTATGTCCCAAGTGCCTAAACACGGCCAGCCAGACCCCCCTCTGCATTACATGGTCCGTTCCACTGTCCAAAGGCAGGGAGTCTGGCTCGGGGCTGTGGGGAGGGGGTCGTACCACGTGTCTCTCTAGTTGTAGGGGGGGTGGTTTTGGTGGGGAGGGCACCAGCGGCCTTTTTAGTATCTGAGTCCTGGACAAGGCCTGCACGGCGTTGCGACCACAAGTTCCTTTCCTGACGGCCGCGCCTCCACTTCCTCTCCGGTTCTCCTTCTCCCTGCCGTTTCCTCGCGGTGATTTCTGTTTCCCGTTTCTGGTGCCGTTTTGTCCGTCTGTGGCCGAGCCTCCTCCATCCTCGTCGTCCTCTGAGCTGGTGCTGAAGCTGATCCGAGACGACCGCCCCTCCCCCCCTTCACCATTGTCACTGCTTCCCCGGGACGCCTTGGAGTCGGAGTCAGAATCGGAGTCGGAGCTGGAACTGGAGGTGCTGCTGCGCGCCCGCTCCAACATCTGACACATCTGCTTGAAGCGCTCGATCTTCTCTCGCTGGTGGGAACGGTCCGAGACTGGGAGCGGCTCTGAGGGCGCCTGGGGTTCCTGGGGAAGAACACAAAGGTTTGGATCAGTTACCACGGGGCACAGGGGAGGCACtgatcacatggggggggggaagcCAATCACAGGCCGCACTCACCTTCTTCACTTTCTTATCTTTCTCAACCTTCACCTACAGAAGCAAAATGCACAAAATGagtaaaaataactaaaaacaaCCCCCCCCATCTGCTCCCCAGTACAGGCCCCGCCTCCAGTGCCCGCACCTTTTTCTTCCCCCCAGTGTCCTGCACCGGCTCCTTCTTCCTCTTGTGGCTCTGGTTGTCCTCCGGCAGCTTCTTCCTCCCGGGGGCCGCGTCGTCCGTCAGCTTCCAGCGCACGGCCTCCTCCTTGTTGTCCAGACGTCTCTTCCCCGAACCGTCCAGAGGATCCTGCGGAAGAGACAAGTGATGTCTGGGGGTCCGACCACTGGAACTGGGGGCCACAGGTGAAGAGAGCAAGAGGGAAGGCGCTGGAGAagtgcacacacagctctgctgctaccACGCGGGGGATGATTTGGGCTGCGCGTGATAACCTTGTGTTGTACCCCCTCTCCAGGACAGGCCAGGTATTAAATATGGGGCCCCTTATAGCTTCCTCCTTACCTTACAGGCCGGGTATTATATATATGGCCCCCCTATAGCTTCCTCCTTACCTTACAGGCCTCGTATTATATATATGGGCCCCCCTATAGCTTCCTCCTTACCTTACAGGCCGGGTATTATATATATGGGCCCCCCTATAGCTTCCTCCTTACCTTACAGGCCGGGTATTATATATATGGGCCCCCCTATAGCTTCCTCCTTACCTTACAGGCCGGGTATTATATATATGGGCCCCCCTATAGCTTCCTCCTTACCTTACAGGCCGGGTATTATATATATGGGCCCCCCTATAGCTTTCTCCTTACCTTACAGGCCGGGTATTATACATGCCCCCACCGTTGGTATTATATATATGGGGCCCCCTATAGCTTCCTCCTTACCTTACAGGCCGGGTATTATATATATGCCCCCCCTATAGCTTTCTCCTTACCTTACAGGCCGGGTATtatatatatgccccccccccgttGGTATTATATATGAGCCCCCCCTATAGCCTCCTCCTTACCTTACAGGTGCGGCCTTCCCTCACGCAGCGCGGACACTCCCAGCAGTTGGGGATTTCCGTGTCGATGTTGGCTTCGGCTTTTCCCATCtgaagagaagagggagaaggtgaGAAACtccccattcactgacagcaagcggagggCAGTGGTGAAGGAGTGCGGGCCATACCTTGATACATCCAGGGTGGACGATCTCGTTGCAGATGGTACATTCCATGAGGGACAGGTTGAACTTCTGCTCCTCGTCCTGAGCGGTGTCCTCCTTCCCGGCGTCTCCGCAGAGGAGACAGACAGCCGTGTGCGGCAGGACGGGCTGCGGAGGGGAAAGTGTTACATGATGGCGGCTGACCACCAGACGGCGCCCCCCGGAGGCTGCCCCCGCTACTTACCGCCGTGCACTGCCTCTTCAGGCAGGACTGCTTCATGCGCCCCGGACCCCCGAACTTCTTCATGTCCTTGCAGAAGTTGCACTCCCCGCACTCGGTGCGCACACAGGCCTCACACTTCCGGCAGCGCGTCCTCCTGCGCCGCGCAGCCCCCAGACCCTTCCCCGACATCTCCCCCTGGGCTGTGCGATGCCTCAGCTGCGCCCACACCTGGAGGACGGAGGGAAGACGCGTCAGACCAGTCAcatccagcacatgacccccagcggATCCCCGGGACTCacctgctccccgctgctgccGGACCCCGGCTCCGCGTTACCATCATCAGAATGGGGGTCTCTCCGCTGTGCGTCTCCTGCTACACCCCACCCATGGTCACCCCAATATCCACAGCAATCACACCCTCCCCCCAGATCCCCCCCGCATCCTAATGAGctgtagggggcagcacagggcccCTTCCTCTATGGCTCCCCCACCACCTCCCTCATCTCCTGCCCGGGCCCCCCGGATCTCGCAGTGTGCGCCCCCCTATCACCTGCAGCGAGGCCTGAGCCCGGCGGTGGCCCCACAGTGACGATACGGGGCCCCACAGCCTGTGTCCCCCTGCCCCTGCCCCTCACattcacactcacacacacaacaATACCACATCCAACATGGCCGCCCAGTGGGAAAGGCCACAGCTCCCGCCCCCCGCGCCGCGAGGCACGCCGGGAAGTGTAGTCCTGGCCGGCGCCGCGGCCCGCGCTGACCCGAGGAAGGCGGAAGCGCGCGGGACtacaggcaagatggcggcggcagcgtggCCGCGGAGCACGCGTGGAAATGTAGTCTTTAGTCGGGGATgggagaaggaagaggaagtgTCCGGCTTCCTGCCGGCGAGGGCTGCCGGGAAGTGTAGTCTGGGGCAGGACGGATCGGTAAATAGGTCACGGGGAGAAATGTGACACAAATACCGGGCCCCAATGTGACGGTTGGAGGGAGCAGAGCCCCGGGCACACATCTCATCAGCCACATTCCCGCTTCCATATGtccttatattccaggattgtagctgcacaGCGCTCTCTGCTGCCCTGGTGATGAGATCATCAAACACAGTACAGACCCTCCAGCCTATAGATCACACACCAGTGCATCAGATCACTGGAgtcctagctgcagagagcatagagcacagcagtgtgaggtctggttacacatctctccagggacagtacataacactgactgcagagagcacagagcacagcagtgtgaggtctgatttcacatctctccagggacaatacataacactggctgcagagagcacagggcacagcagtgtgaggtctgattacacatctctccagggacaatacataacactggctgcagagagcacagagcacagcagtgtgaggtctgatcacacatctctccagggacaacacctgacactggctgcagagagcacagagcacagcagtgtgaggtctgattacacatctctccagggacaatacatcacactggctgcagagagcacagagcacagcagtgtgaggtctgattacacatctctccagggacaatacatagcactggctgcagagagcacagagcacagcagtgtgaggtctgattacacacctctccagggacaatacatagcactggctgcagagagcacagcagtgtgaggtctgattacacatctctccagggacaatacatagcactggctgcagagagcacagagcacagcagtgtgaggtctaattacacatctctccagggacaatacatagcactggctgcagagagcacagagcacagcagtgtgaggtctgattacacatctctccagggacaatacataacactagctgcagagagcacagagcacagcagtgtgaggtctgattacacatctctccagggacaatacatagcactggctgcagagagcgcagagcacagcagtgtgaggtctgattacacatctctccagggacaatacataacactggctgcagagagcacagagcacagcagtgtgaggtctgattacacatctctccagggacaatacataacacaggctgcagagagcacagagcacagcagtgtgaggtctgattacacatctctccagggacaatacatagcactggctgcagagagcgcagagcacagcagtgtgcaggGAAAAAACTTCAGTAATACACACAAACGACTAGTTTGTGGTAGAAAGCACCAATTTTTCTATAAGCATGGACAAAAGTATATTTGGGCTCTTTGCCGCCCCTGCACTGCATGACTACAATCTCAGCAGCAGATGTAAACACGTTCATTAAATGTTTCATGACCAGTTATCAGAGGCCACAAACACGAAACCAGTGGACTGTACACATTATGGAGG
This window contains:
- the FBXL19 gene encoding F-box/LRR-repeat protein 19 — its product is MSGKGLGAARRRRTRCRKCEACVRTECGECNFCKDMKKFGGPGRMKQSCLKRQCTAPVLPHTAVCLLCGDAGKEDTAQDEEQKFNLSLMECTICNEIVHPGCIKMGKAEANIDTEIPNCWECPRCVREGRTCKDPLDGSGKRRLDNKEEAVRWKLTDDAAPGRKKLPEDNQSHKRKKEPVQDTGGKKKVKVEKDKKVKKEPQAPSEPLPVSDRSHQREKIERFKQMCQMLERARSSTSSSSSDSDSDSDSKASRGSSDNGEGGEGRSSRISFSTSSEDDEDGGGSATDGQNGTRNGKQKSPRGNGREKENRRGSGGAAVRKGTCGRNAVQALSRTQILKRPLVPSPPKPPPLQLERHVVRPPPHSPEPDSLPLDSGTDHVMQRGVWLAVFRHLGHKELCVCMRVCRTWNRWCCDRQLWTSIDLSRRKSITPPMLSGIVRRQPARLDLSWTNISEKQLTWLIHRLQGLKELLLAGCTWTAVSSLWTITFPCLTLLDLGWVQGMKTSHLRELLSPPNSDGKSVVSDPRCRLPSLSELRVCGLEMGDSALRLLLRFTPRLRRLDLSHCIHLTDHGIHILTAATSPLRDSLTHLNLAGCNRLTDQSLAFFKRCPHLQNVDLRSCRLLTSEGFQRLLQDPPAESEGKPFQCLEEHVLSRES